A single window of Nicotiana tomentosiformis chromosome 1, ASM39032v3, whole genome shotgun sequence DNA harbors:
- the LOC104087542 gene encoding uncharacterized protein isoform X1, with protein sequence MKYVLVTGGVVSGLGKGVTASSIGLILKACGLRVTSIKIDPYLNTDAGTMSPFEHGEVYVLDDGGEVDLDLGNYERFLDIKLTRDNNITTGKIYQSVIDKERRGDYLGKTVQVVPHITDAIQEWIERVAVIPVDGKEGPPDVCVIELGGTIGDIESMPFIEALGQFSYRVGAGNFCLIHVSLVPVLSVVGEQKTKPTQHSVRGLRSLGLTPNILACRSTTELDENVKDKISRFCHVLVDNIITLYDVSNIWRIPLLLRDQKAHEAILRVLNLKGVAREPALGEWTSRAELCDKLHEPVRVAMVGKYTGLSDAYLSVLKALVHASVPCHRKLCIDWIAASDLECETARENLENYRNAWKLLKGADAILVPGGFGDRGVEGKILAARYARENRIPFLGICLGMQIAVIEFARSILGLLDANSTEFDPNTQNPCVIFMPEGSKTHMGGTMRLGSRRTYFQVADCKSAKLYGNQSFVDERHRHRYEVNPDMVQQFENAGLSFTGKDESGRRMEIVELPNHPYFVGVQFHPEFKSRPGKPSALFLGLIAAATGQLETFLKKGVPKTWGLSNGTSGLKSHRYVNGSKLANGSLDGIYSKGNGIHV encoded by the exons CTCCTTTCGAGCATGGAGAAGTATATGTCTTGGATGATGGTGGAGAG GTGGACCTGGACCTAGGAAACTACGAGCGTTTTTTAGACATTAAGTTAACCCGCGACAACAATATAACTACTGGCAAAATATACCAG TCTGTTATTGACAAGGAGAGAAGAGGAGATTATTTGGGAAAGACTGTTCAG GTTGTCCCTCACATTACAGATGCCATTCAAGAGTGGATTGAACGTGTTGCGGTCATACCAGTTGATGGCAAGGAGGGTCCACCAGATGTTTGTGTCATAGAACTGGGTGGCACAATAG GAGATATTGAATCAATGCCATTTATCGAAGCATTAGGACAATTTTCGTATCGTGTGG GTGCTGGTAATTTTTGCTTGATACATGTCAGCCTTGTGCCTGTCTTGAGTGTAGTTGGTGAGCAG AAAACAAAACCTACTCAGCACAGTGTTAGAGGTTTGAGAAGCCTGGGATTGACTCCCAACATTTTAGCATGCCGGAGCACAACg GAACTTGATGAGAATGTGAAGGATAAAATTTCCCGCTTTTGCCATGTTCTG GTAGATAACATTATTACTCTTTATGACGTCTCAAACATTTGGCGCATTCCTTTGCTTTTAAGA GATCAAAAGGCACATGAAGCAATTCTAAGAGTCCTGAACCTTAAAGG CGTTGCACGAGAGCCTGCCTTGGGAGAATGGACATCTCGGGCCGAACTCTGTGACAAACTGCATGAACCT GTGAGGGTGGCCATGGTAGGAAAGTACACAGGGCTTTCAGATGCTTACCTCTCTGTACTGAAG GCTCTTGTGCATGCCTCTGTACCTTGCCACAGGAAACTTTGTATAGATTGGATTGCAGCCAGTGACCTTGAATGTGAAACTGCCAGAGAG AATCTCGAGAATTATAGAAATGCTTGGAAGTTGTTGAAG GGGGCAGATGCTATCCTAGTTCCCGGAGGATTTGGTGACAGAGGTGTGGAGGGTAAAATCCTTGCTGCTAGATATGCCCGTGAAAACAGGATTCCTTTCCTTGGCATATGTCTAGGAATGCAAATTGCTGTTATTGAGTTTGCTCGATCCATTCTTGGATTGCTAGATGCAAACAGTACAGAATTTGATCCCAACACTCAGAATCCTTGTGTTATTTTTATGCCGGAG GGTTCAAAAACTCATATGGGTGGTACCATGCGTCTTGGATCTAGGAGAACATATTTTCAAGTTGCCGATTGTAAATCTGCAAAATT ATATGGCAACCAGAGCTTTGTAGATGAAAGGCATCGACACAGATATGAG GTGAATCCTGATATGGTGCAGCAATTTGAAAATGCTGGTCTTTCTTTCACTGGCAAAGATGAAAGTGGCCGCCGTATGGAG ATTGTTGAGCTGCCGAATCATCCTTACTTTGTTGGAGTACAATTTCATCCAGAATTTAAATCAAGGCCAGGAAAACCTTCTGCCCTTTTCTTAG GGCTTATAGCCGCAGCAACTGGGCAGCTCGAAACTTTCTTGAAGAAGGGTGTTCCCAAGACATGGGGATTGAGCAATGGTACGTCAGGACTAAAATCGCATCGATATGTCAATGGGTCAAAGCTGGCTAATGGATCGTTAGATGGCATTTATAGCAAGGGGAATGGTATACATGTCTAA
- the LOC104087542 gene encoding uncharacterized protein isoform X2: MKYVLVTGGVVSGLGKGVTASSIGLILKACGLRVTSIKIDPYLNTDAGTMSPFEHGEVYVLDDGGEVDLDLGNYERFLDIKLTRDNNITTGKIYQSVIDKERRGDYLGKTVQVVPHITDAIQEWIERVAVIPVDGKEGPPDVCVIELGGTIGDIESMPFIEALGQFSYRVGAGNFCLIHVSLVPVLSVVGEQKTKPTQHSVRGLRSLGLTPNILACRSTTELDENVKDKISRFCHVLDQKAHEAILRVLNLKGVAREPALGEWTSRAELCDKLHEPVRVAMVGKYTGLSDAYLSVLKALVHASVPCHRKLCIDWIAASDLECETARENLENYRNAWKLLKGADAILVPGGFGDRGVEGKILAARYARENRIPFLGICLGMQIAVIEFARSILGLLDANSTEFDPNTQNPCVIFMPEGSKTHMGGTMRLGSRRTYFQVADCKSAKLYGNQSFVDERHRHRYEVNPDMVQQFENAGLSFTGKDESGRRMEIVELPNHPYFVGVQFHPEFKSRPGKPSALFLGLIAAATGQLETFLKKGVPKTWGLSNGTSGLKSHRYVNGSKLANGSLDGIYSKGNGIHV; the protein is encoded by the exons CTCCTTTCGAGCATGGAGAAGTATATGTCTTGGATGATGGTGGAGAG GTGGACCTGGACCTAGGAAACTACGAGCGTTTTTTAGACATTAAGTTAACCCGCGACAACAATATAACTACTGGCAAAATATACCAG TCTGTTATTGACAAGGAGAGAAGAGGAGATTATTTGGGAAAGACTGTTCAG GTTGTCCCTCACATTACAGATGCCATTCAAGAGTGGATTGAACGTGTTGCGGTCATACCAGTTGATGGCAAGGAGGGTCCACCAGATGTTTGTGTCATAGAACTGGGTGGCACAATAG GAGATATTGAATCAATGCCATTTATCGAAGCATTAGGACAATTTTCGTATCGTGTGG GTGCTGGTAATTTTTGCTTGATACATGTCAGCCTTGTGCCTGTCTTGAGTGTAGTTGGTGAGCAG AAAACAAAACCTACTCAGCACAGTGTTAGAGGTTTGAGAAGCCTGGGATTGACTCCCAACATTTTAGCATGCCGGAGCACAACg GAACTTGATGAGAATGTGAAGGATAAAATTTCCCGCTTTTGCCATGTTCTG GATCAAAAGGCACATGAAGCAATTCTAAGAGTCCTGAACCTTAAAGG CGTTGCACGAGAGCCTGCCTTGGGAGAATGGACATCTCGGGCCGAACTCTGTGACAAACTGCATGAACCT GTGAGGGTGGCCATGGTAGGAAAGTACACAGGGCTTTCAGATGCTTACCTCTCTGTACTGAAG GCTCTTGTGCATGCCTCTGTACCTTGCCACAGGAAACTTTGTATAGATTGGATTGCAGCCAGTGACCTTGAATGTGAAACTGCCAGAGAG AATCTCGAGAATTATAGAAATGCTTGGAAGTTGTTGAAG GGGGCAGATGCTATCCTAGTTCCCGGAGGATTTGGTGACAGAGGTGTGGAGGGTAAAATCCTTGCTGCTAGATATGCCCGTGAAAACAGGATTCCTTTCCTTGGCATATGTCTAGGAATGCAAATTGCTGTTATTGAGTTTGCTCGATCCATTCTTGGATTGCTAGATGCAAACAGTACAGAATTTGATCCCAACACTCAGAATCCTTGTGTTATTTTTATGCCGGAG GGTTCAAAAACTCATATGGGTGGTACCATGCGTCTTGGATCTAGGAGAACATATTTTCAAGTTGCCGATTGTAAATCTGCAAAATT ATATGGCAACCAGAGCTTTGTAGATGAAAGGCATCGACACAGATATGAG GTGAATCCTGATATGGTGCAGCAATTTGAAAATGCTGGTCTTTCTTTCACTGGCAAAGATGAAAGTGGCCGCCGTATGGAG ATTGTTGAGCTGCCGAATCATCCTTACTTTGTTGGAGTACAATTTCATCCAGAATTTAAATCAAGGCCAGGAAAACCTTCTGCCCTTTTCTTAG GGCTTATAGCCGCAGCAACTGGGCAGCTCGAAACTTTCTTGAAGAAGGGTGTTCCCAAGACATGGGGATTGAGCAATGGTACGTCAGGACTAAAATCGCATCGATATGTCAATGGGTCAAAGCTGGCTAATGGATCGTTAGATGGCATTTATAGCAAGGGGAATGGTATACATGTCTAA
- the LOC104087542 gene encoding uncharacterized protein isoform X3 encodes MSPFEHGEVYVLDDGGEVDLDLGNYERFLDIKLTRDNNITTGKIYQSVIDKERRGDYLGKTVQVVPHITDAIQEWIERVAVIPVDGKEGPPDVCVIELGGTIGDIESMPFIEALGQFSYRVGAGNFCLIHVSLVPVLSVVGEQKTKPTQHSVRGLRSLGLTPNILACRSTTELDENVKDKISRFCHVLVDNIITLYDVSNIWRIPLLLRDQKAHEAILRVLNLKGVAREPALGEWTSRAELCDKLHEPVRVAMVGKYTGLSDAYLSVLKALVHASVPCHRKLCIDWIAASDLECETARENLENYRNAWKLLKGADAILVPGGFGDRGVEGKILAARYARENRIPFLGICLGMQIAVIEFARSILGLLDANSTEFDPNTQNPCVIFMPEGSKTHMGGTMRLGSRRTYFQVADCKSAKLYGNQSFVDERHRHRYEVNPDMVQQFENAGLSFTGKDESGRRMEIVELPNHPYFVGVQFHPEFKSRPGKPSALFLGLIAAATGQLETFLKKGVPKTWGLSNGTSGLKSHRYVNGSKLANGSLDGIYSKGNGIHV; translated from the exons CTCCTTTCGAGCATGGAGAAGTATATGTCTTGGATGATGGTGGAGAG GTGGACCTGGACCTAGGAAACTACGAGCGTTTTTTAGACATTAAGTTAACCCGCGACAACAATATAACTACTGGCAAAATATACCAG TCTGTTATTGACAAGGAGAGAAGAGGAGATTATTTGGGAAAGACTGTTCAG GTTGTCCCTCACATTACAGATGCCATTCAAGAGTGGATTGAACGTGTTGCGGTCATACCAGTTGATGGCAAGGAGGGTCCACCAGATGTTTGTGTCATAGAACTGGGTGGCACAATAG GAGATATTGAATCAATGCCATTTATCGAAGCATTAGGACAATTTTCGTATCGTGTGG GTGCTGGTAATTTTTGCTTGATACATGTCAGCCTTGTGCCTGTCTTGAGTGTAGTTGGTGAGCAG AAAACAAAACCTACTCAGCACAGTGTTAGAGGTTTGAGAAGCCTGGGATTGACTCCCAACATTTTAGCATGCCGGAGCACAACg GAACTTGATGAGAATGTGAAGGATAAAATTTCCCGCTTTTGCCATGTTCTG GTAGATAACATTATTACTCTTTATGACGTCTCAAACATTTGGCGCATTCCTTTGCTTTTAAGA GATCAAAAGGCACATGAAGCAATTCTAAGAGTCCTGAACCTTAAAGG CGTTGCACGAGAGCCTGCCTTGGGAGAATGGACATCTCGGGCCGAACTCTGTGACAAACTGCATGAACCT GTGAGGGTGGCCATGGTAGGAAAGTACACAGGGCTTTCAGATGCTTACCTCTCTGTACTGAAG GCTCTTGTGCATGCCTCTGTACCTTGCCACAGGAAACTTTGTATAGATTGGATTGCAGCCAGTGACCTTGAATGTGAAACTGCCAGAGAG AATCTCGAGAATTATAGAAATGCTTGGAAGTTGTTGAAG GGGGCAGATGCTATCCTAGTTCCCGGAGGATTTGGTGACAGAGGTGTGGAGGGTAAAATCCTTGCTGCTAGATATGCCCGTGAAAACAGGATTCCTTTCCTTGGCATATGTCTAGGAATGCAAATTGCTGTTATTGAGTTTGCTCGATCCATTCTTGGATTGCTAGATGCAAACAGTACAGAATTTGATCCCAACACTCAGAATCCTTGTGTTATTTTTATGCCGGAG GGTTCAAAAACTCATATGGGTGGTACCATGCGTCTTGGATCTAGGAGAACATATTTTCAAGTTGCCGATTGTAAATCTGCAAAATT ATATGGCAACCAGAGCTTTGTAGATGAAAGGCATCGACACAGATATGAG GTGAATCCTGATATGGTGCAGCAATTTGAAAATGCTGGTCTTTCTTTCACTGGCAAAGATGAAAGTGGCCGCCGTATGGAG ATTGTTGAGCTGCCGAATCATCCTTACTTTGTTGGAGTACAATTTCATCCAGAATTTAAATCAAGGCCAGGAAAACCTTCTGCCCTTTTCTTAG GGCTTATAGCCGCAGCAACTGGGCAGCTCGAAACTTTCTTGAAGAAGGGTGTTCCCAAGACATGGGGATTGAGCAATGGTACGTCAGGACTAAAATCGCATCGATATGTCAATGGGTCAAAGCTGGCTAATGGATCGTTAGATGGCATTTATAGCAAGGGGAATGGTATACATGTCTAA